The Candidatus Bathyarchaeota archaeon genomic interval CATAGAGGATGTCTGGAGCAAAAACTCCTCTTTCTAAATCTGGTCTCAAATAATGATTCCAACGCGACTCAGACACCCAAAACGCAACCTCCCAAAATAACTAAACCTCCACCTGTAGAGAAAGGAAAAGAATACGTGGTCACAATTGAGGGAATCACCCGAAACGGGGAAGGCAAAGCAAAGATCAAGGGCTTTACGATTCTCGTCCCTTGCACCCGAGTGGGTAGCCAAGTGAAAGTTAAAATTACTGAGGTTAACCCAAACTTTGCGGTAGCAAAAATTGAAACACAAAAGATGCCGAAGAATGTAAAAATTAGAGAGTTAAAACCCGGAATGAAGGGGGTTAACGTAAAGGCTAGAGTTATTGAACTTTCAGAAGCAAGACAAGTCGTGACTAGATTCGGTAACATCTGCCAAGTTGCATGTGCCATACTCGGTGACGAAACTGGAGCCATGAAATGGACCCTATGGAACCAACAGATACAGGCAGTTTCAATCGGCGACGTCGTCCAAATTGAAGACGCGCAAGTAACCAGATTTAGAAATGAAACCCAGCTGTCTGTAGGAAAACGTGGAAGAATAAATACAGTTAAAGACACTCACTTTCCATCTTTGGAGAAACTTAAGAAAAGATTTGGATTAATGACTAACACTCAACTAACTTCAAAACCAAATATATGAATTGGCTTGAATTCCTAAAAAGGAAAAAAAGATGGCAGCCACTATGTTTTATAAGCGTTGCTTCTAGTTGCCAAGTGGCTATTTGGCAAG includes:
- a CDS encoding TRAM domain-containing protein, with the protein product MEKTCSICGKTGSLDSLIKIGLEYFHRGCLEQKLLFLNLVSNNDSNATQTPKTQPPKITKPPPVEKGKEYVVTIEGITRNGEGKAKIKGFTILVPCTRVGSQVKVKITEVNPNFAVAKIETQKMPKNVKIRELKPGMKGVNVKARVIELSEARQVVTRFGNICQVACAILGDETGAMKWTLWNQQIQAVSIGDVVQIEDAQVTRFRNETQLSVGKRGRINTVKDTHFPSLEKLKKRFGLMTNTQLTSKPNI